TCTTCTGCAACAGCGGGACCGAAGCGATCGAGGCAGCCATCAAGCTGGCGAGAAGATTCGCCGCCCGCAATGGCGACACATCGAAAACGCAGGTGCTCTCACTAACCAACTGCTTCCACGGCAGAACCTACGGCGCGCTCTCGCTGACCGCCAAACCGAAATATGTCGGCGGCTTCGAACCGCTCGTGCCCGAAACCGGCATGATCGATTTCAACAACATTGAGGATCTGGAACGCAAGGTCTCCAGCCGCACGGCTGCGGTGTTTGTCGAGTTCGTGCAGGGCGAGGGCGGCATCCACAAGGTAAGCGAAGCCTTCATCGCGCGGCTGAAAGAGCTGGCAGCGGAGCACGACTTCCTCATCGTTGCTGATGAAATCCAGGCCGGTTGCGGACGTACGGGCAGCTTCTTCAGCTACATGCCGTTTGACATCCAGCCCGATCTGGTCTGCGTAGCCAAACCGCTCGGCGGCGGCCTGCCGCTCGGCGCGATCATCGGCACTGAAAAAGTTGCGGAGGTCTTCACGCCCGGCAGCCACGGCACCACTTTCGGCGGCAACCCGGTCGCCTGCGCGGCAGGCTTGGCCATGATCGAGGCAATCAAAGCAGACAAGCTCATGGAAAACGCCATCGAAACCGGCGCGATGATGAGAGCCGCGTTTGAAAAGATGGCTGAAAAGCATGCGCAGATTCTCGAAATCCGCCAGTACGGCCTGATGATCGGCATCACGGTCAACCGCGAGGCCAAATATTATGTCGATGAGGCGCTGAAAAGAAACGTGCTGGTGAATGCTACCAGCCAGAACGTCATCCGCCTGCTTCCGCCGCTGTCGATCAGCAAGGAGGAGGCGCAACTCTGTCTCGATACGCTCGATGCCATCTTCAGCGAAGAAAAACAGGCGCAAGGCTAAAGCCGAAACGGCAAAGCCGCCAGCGGCTGCGAAGCCGACACCTGCCGTCATGCCGCTCGGTGCAGTGAACTACCTGTTCATCGCACTGGGCGCGGCAGTGCTCGCCCTGAGCTACGCCGTCATGTATATCGAGAAGGAGGTTGACGGTTTCTTCGCCCTCGGCATCGCTCCCTTCACACTGGTGGGCGCGTATCTGTGGATTCTGTTCGCGATTTTCTGGCGGGGGAAGAAAAAGCAGAACGTATAAGACAAGAGGAGATAATGCAAAAGGGCGACCGGTCGCCCTTACCATTTCCATTGCCAGTTACCGCCTATGACTCCCGTAGCGTAAACCTCACCGGGATGGTCATCCAGACTCTCACCTTGCGGCCGTTCTGGATTCCCGGCGTGTACTTGGTCTCCATCGCGATGCGGATCGCCTCCTGATCGAACATCGTGCCGTCCGACGGAATACGTTTGACGACATTGGCCTTCATGGCGCGTCCATCCTCGCTGATAAGCACGCGCACAAAGACACGGCCTTCGATTCCGGCAATTCTGGCCATCTCCGGGTATCTCAGGCTGGGAATACTGACCACGGTCGGCGGCGTCTGACAGTTGACGAACTCCACAACGGTATCGCCACCAGTTCCACCACCGGCATTCTGATCGGCAGGGCCTTGCTGAATAGCCTGCTTGATCTCTTTCTGCGTGGCAAAGGTCTGCTCCGGAGGTGCTTCGGCAACCTTTTTGATTTTACCGACCTTCGGCGCAGCTTCGACCGGTGCAGCAACCCGTTTGACCGACGGTGGTTCGGGCGGGGCGATCGGCGGCGGTGGAGGAAGCTGCGTCACATTGGTGACGATTTCATAGCACTGAACCGTCTCCGGCTCAGACGATCCAAACATGCCGGTAAAGCCCAGCAGGCGGCTCCAGTTGGCACTGACAATCCAGAAAAGCATCAGCGCAAGCACCGAAACCACAACCCCATGAGTCAGAAAAAGGTGTGCCTCGCGACGTAGCGTCAGATTCCCGTAATTGATATGGCGCAGCCTGTCGGTATCGAGAAACTGCTCGCGGAAGGTCCACCGCTGCGCCTTCCTGGCCGCATCCTCATGCATTTATTTCAATTTCGACGACACGATCCGTACTCCTGTCTTGCTTGTTGCAGGTCACGCACCCTTGGCGACGGAGGGCTCCGACGCTGCATGGTGAGACGCTACCTTGTTGATTTCAGCCTGATCCTGATCGGTAAAATCATCGAGGCTGAAGCGGTCGATCTTCATCAGGTTGAACTCGTCGATAATATCGACCAGCGACTTGTATTTGGCCTTGTCGCTGATGCGAACGACGATTACCAGCTTGCTGTTTCGCGCGAACTCCTGCCGCAGCGCCTGCCGCAGCTCACGACTGAGCGAAAAGTGCGCGTCGCCCTTGTCATACAACGGAACCTGACGAGGTGATGCCTCACCGAGAGACCAGTAGGCAAAACCGTCGCCGGGCACCCGGAGCGTCATCACGTTCAGCTCGGCCACCGCCACCTCGCCCTTCTCCGGCGGAATGTTGATCTCCATCGTATTCGACTTGGCGAAGGTAGTGGTCAACATGAAAAAAGTGAGCAGCAGGAATGCGACATCGACCATCGGCGTCATGTCGAGCCGGAAACCAAGCCTTTTGCGCTGGCGTTTGCCCCGCTTCGAGCCGCGCCGTTCGGGTGAATCGACCATGCCCATATCAGCGAACCTCCTTTTCGAGCACGGTCACCAGGTTGAAGTTGAGCAGGTTCATCTTCTTGAACACCTTGATGACATAGTTGACCGACTCGTAATCGGCGTTGTTGTCCGCCTTGATGACCGGCCTCATCCGCTGGTCGGCAAAGCGCGACATCATGATGTAACGGGCAAGCTCCTCCTTCTCGATTTTGAAACTGTCGGTAAGCTTGAACCTGTTGAGCGAATCGGCCACAGCTGCCGGAGACATACCACCGTTCAGGAGCTTCTGCCGGATGACCGAATCGAACAGCCGCTCTCTTGTCGGCTGCGACGAAACCCCCATGTAGAATGAGTTGTCGCCGGCAACGGTCACAGTGAGCACCTCCGACTCGGGCAGCTTCATGTTGGAGTGGGATGAGGGCAGATCGATCTGCACCACTTCCGGCGGCCGGAACTTGGTGGTCAGCATGAAGAAGGTGAGCAGCAGAAACGCCACGTCCACCATCGGCGTCATGTCGATCCGGAACCCGACCCTTTTTCGTTTGATCCTGGACATGACTTACTTCACGCTTGGGATTTGCCCGTGCCGAGGGTCTGGATGATGTAGAAGGCAGCCTCGTCGATCTGGTAGCTGAACTTGTCAACCCGGTTGGTAAACACATTGTAGGCCACGATGCCCATAATACCGCCGAGAATGCCGAGCGCCGTGTTGAAGAGCGCCTCGGAGATGCCGAGCGAAAGCTGCACGGCGTCGGGCGCGCCGCTGGTGGCCATCGCTGCGAAGGCGCGGATCATGCCGAGTGTGGTGCCGAGCAGGCCGACCATGGTCGAAATCGAGGCGATGGTCGAGATGGCCACGAGGTTCTTTTCGAGCAGCGGCATCTCCATGACGGTCGCCTCCTCGACAGCTTTCTCCATCTCGCTGATGCGCTTTTCACGGTCGGTCACATTGTGCACCGCCAGCATCTTGTAGCGGTCGAGCACCGCCCGCATCACAGCCGCAAGCGAACTCTGATGATCGTCGCAGCGGGAAATGGCCTGATCAACCGCGCCCGCATCGATATCCTGCTTGAGGCTCTGCACAAACTCGGTGATGTTGCCCTTGCCCGAAGCCTTGTTCAGCGCCACGATACGCTCGACCACGTAGGCAATCACCATCAGGATAAGCGCCATGAGCACCGACACAATCGGCCCACCCTTCCAGAGCGCGTGGAACATCGAATCCGGTGGCGTCGTGCCCATCCAGACATAGAATCCGAGAGAAACCGAGTAGGTCACCACAATCAGAATCGCCGTAAAAAAACCCTGCTTCATAGCGTACAAATTGAAAGGTTGGAGTTATCGGAATTCATGGGAAATTCCCCCCTTTGTTCAAAAACAGTACCAGGCAACTCATCGGCAGGCAGGTCAGCCCCCGCGGATCAAGCCATCTTCAATACAAACGAGTTACCACTGTGATAATGTAGTAACAAAGCACTTTCCCGACAACGACTAAAGTGAAGAAGAAGGTGGGAATATGGCGTTCAGGCAAAAAAAAATTCAGAAAACGTCCTGTTTAAAACCGGGAAGAACGGATTGTGATTTATGTATTTTAGGACTATCATAACACCGCAAACCAAGTCACCCGGAAGAAAAGTCGCCCATGATCCCCCAACGCATGATTGATGAAGTCCGACAGAGTTCGGACATTGTTGACATAGTGTCGGATTATGTCAGGCTCAATCCGTCAGGCCGCCACTTCAAGGCCCTCTCCCCCTTCACGCAGGAGAAAACCCCCTCCTTCATCGTTTCGCCCGACAAGCAGATCTACAAATGCTTTTCGAGCGGCAAGGGAGGCAACGTCTTCACCTTCATCATGGAGATGGAGAAGGTGACTTTCCCCGAAGCGGTCGAGATGCTGGCCAAGCGCGCCGGAGTGGACACCAGCAAATACCAGCTGCAGAAAGCGCAACAGGAAGACAAACAGGAAAGCAACCAGCATGAAACGCTCCGCTGGGCAGCCCGGTTGTTTCACCAAACTCTGGAGAGCGATGCAGGCAGGGCGGCGTATGCCTATCTCGTCGGCAAGCGTGGACTGGAAGCGAGCACGATCCGCAAATTCGGCCTCGGCTTTGCACCCGAAGCGTGGGAGTTCCTGCTCGACGCTGCCCGGCGTGACAACATTCCGGTCGAGCAGCTCACCGCCCTCGGCCTCGTGACGCGCC
This portion of the Chlorobaculum parvum NCIB 8327 genome encodes:
- a CDS encoding ExbD/TolR family protein, which encodes MSRIKRKRVGFRIDMTPMVDVAFLLLTFFMLTTKFRPPEVVQIDLPSSHSNMKLPESEVLTVTVAGDNSFYMGVSSQPTRERLFDSVIRQKLLNGGMSPAAVADSLNRFKLTDSFKIEKEELARYIMMSRFADQRMRPVIKADNNADYESVNYVIKVFKKMNLLNFNLVTVLEKEVR
- a CDS encoding energy transducer TonB, which translates into the protein MHEDAARKAQRWTFREQFLDTDRLRHINYGNLTLRREAHLFLTHGVVVSVLALMLFWIVSANWSRLLGFTGMFGSSEPETVQCYEIVTNVTQLPPPPPIAPPEPPSVKRVAAPVEAAPKVGKIKKVAEAPPEQTFATQKEIKQAIQQGPADQNAGGGTGGDTVVEFVNCQTPPTVVSIPSLRYPEMARIAGIEGRVFVRVLISEDGRAMKANVVKRIPSDGTMFDQEAIRIAMETKYTPGIQNGRKVRVWMTIPVRFTLRES
- a CDS encoding aspartate aminotransferase family protein, yielding MHTPAINLETEQQLFFHNYARLPLDIAYAKGSFLYTSGGDRYLDMIAGIGVNAIGYGDQRLEHAITEQAAKYIHVSNLFMQKPQFDLAATLLEISGMSKVFFCNSGTEAIEAAIKLARRFAARNGDTSKTQVLSLTNCFHGRTYGALSLTAKPKYVGGFEPLVPETGMIDFNNIEDLERKVSSRTAAVFVEFVQGEGGIHKVSEAFIARLKELAAEHDFLIVADEIQAGCGRTGSFFSYMPFDIQPDLVCVAKPLGGGLPLGAIIGTEKVAEVFTPGSHGTTFGGNPVACAAGLAMIEAIKADKLMENAIETGAMMRAAFEKMAEKHAQILEIRQYGLMIGITVNREAKYYVDEALKRNVLVNATSQNVIRLLPPLSISKEEAQLCLDTLDAIFSEEKQAQG
- a CDS encoding ExbD/TolR family protein; protein product: MGMVDSPERRGSKRGKRQRKRLGFRLDMTPMVDVAFLLLTFFMLTTTFAKSNTMEINIPPEKGEVAVAELNVMTLRVPGDGFAYWSLGEASPRQVPLYDKGDAHFSLSRELRQALRQEFARNSKLVIVVRISDKAKYKSLVDIIDEFNLMKIDRFSLDDFTDQDQAEINKVASHHAASEPSVAKGA
- a CDS encoding MotA/TolQ/ExbB proton channel family protein, producing MKQGFFTAILIVVTYSVSLGFYVWMGTTPPDSMFHALWKGGPIVSVLMALILMVIAYVVERIVALNKASGKGNITEFVQSLKQDIDAGAVDQAISRCDDHQSSLAAVMRAVLDRYKMLAVHNVTDREKRISEMEKAVEEATVMEMPLLEKNLVAISTIASISTMVGLLGTTLGMIRAFAAMATSGAPDAVQLSLGISEALFNTALGILGGIMGIVAYNVFTNRVDKFSYQIDEAAFYIIQTLGTGKSQA